A region of the Sulfurimonas crateris genome:
AGGTTTTTTTAGACTTGAACTTCCTGATGGAACAGAGGTTTATTCAAGAAACGGTGCTTTTAAGATAGACGAGAATGGAACTATCGTAAACAGTGATGGCTACAGAATGGTCCCAGAAGTCGTTATTCCGCCTGATGCAACAAATGTAAGCATAGGAACCGACGGAACTGTAAGTGTTGTACAACCGGGGCAGACTCAGGCAACTCAGATAGGGCAGATTACGCTCACGAACTTCATAAATCCTGCGGGTCTTCACTCTATGGGAGACAACCTCTACATTGAGACCGACAGTTCAGGACAGCCTGTTGAGGGAACCCCCGGGCTTGATGGTCTTGGAGTTCTTAGACAGGGTTTTGTTGAGCTAAGCAATGTTGAGCTTGTCGTTGAACTTACAGACCTTATTACAGGTCAGCGTGCGTATGATTCTAACTCAAAGGTAATCACGACAAGTGATGAAATGCTCCAAACCACAAATAATCTAAAAAGATAATAAACTCCTAAAAGCAGCCTAATACTAATTGATATCAAGCTGCATTAATATAAAATAAGGCTCAAGATGAAAGAAGAATTTTTCGGTAATTTATATTTATTCTTTTCCTATAGTGCATCTGATATTTCAAAAATATTAGAAATAAATAACGACAAATGTACAAAAATTAGTGATTATTTAGATAAATTTGAATCACAGATTAATCTAGAAATCACTTCCACAACAAGCAGTTTGATTAAGAGAAAATATGTTGATGAATTAAATTTTTTTTATTTGGATGAAAATGAAAGTATTGAATCTAACAAAACTGAAACAGGAAAATTATTCGCAACATTTGATACTATTACTAATTTAGTGGTCGTAACAGTTGCTTTTTTTGAAA
Encoded here:
- the flgG gene encoding flagellar basal-body rod protein FlgG, which encodes MMQSLYTASTGMLGMQTQIDTTANNIANVNTIGFKKSRAEFADLMYKVMEYAGTSTSDVTKSPTGIEVGLGVRPTAINKIFSEGSLKQTDNELDVAVTGKGFFRLELPDGTEVYSRNGAFKIDENGTIVNSDGYRMVPEVVIPPDATNVSIGTDGTVSVVQPGQTQATQIGQITLTNFINPAGLHSMGDNLYIETDSSGQPVEGTPGLDGLGVLRQGFVELSNVELVVELTDLITGQRAYDSNSKVITTSDEMLQTTNNLKR